AGTAGCTTAGCAATTTAGAAACCCTAACGGCGAGATTATAAAACGAAGAATGGCCATGGATGGACTTCATGTTGTCACGTGTCATTAAGTGAGTAGAGGTCACTTTTGATACAAACACTACCTGACTTTAAATCCTAGTTTCACTTGTGTTAATGTGAGTATACCAAAAGAATTCAACTATGCACTTTAACAATTGTATGCTTGAGCAATGGCAAAATCCTGCTCAAGCCAACTTTGATTAGGGGAGAAAAGTAACAGCTCATGAGTGCACTTTATTTTGTATGAGGTTCCCTCCGCTTCTTTAAAtcaattttttccttttggcaTGGCAATGATTGCACTTGTCTTCCACCACCATTGATGATGGATTTAACCTTCTCAAATACCCCATTACCCTTCACCCACCCTTCTTCCCTTTAACGCCACTGAGATTGTCAGTCTTAAACTCAGAAGAGTCAGATATAGAAACAGAGAATGGAGAGAGCAGGAAGGCTGGCTTCCTTTGGTGCCATACCCAGATAGGCTGTTCTTTTTAAATTCTATGTAAGTGATTCCTTTCTATTTCTTCATTTCTTACTCTTAATatggcagaaaaaaaaaatttctgttTATATGTTTGAAGAAATTCCAATGGCATTTCTTGGTGTTTTGAAGTTTCATCTGTAGAATTGTGAGTTGTGACATTTCCTTCTGGATTTTGCTTTTCTTATATCTATAAATGCACTgaaagagaggagaggagaaaaTACAGATGCACACCAAAACCATAATTAAGTTTCCACTCCAATCGTAAAATGTTACAATATAGTGAAACCTGAGAAGaggggaaaaataaataaaagaaccaaaaaaattattctATACCATTTCACACTCAAAAGCAACAACTGAGAAACCAATCAGCTGGTTAATCCTCCTTtacttttcttctctgtttcctTTATCACATAATAGGCGAGCTGCCAATGTATAGTTACACTCTGACTAGGATTTATGTAGCAAGTTCTGTACAACTGATCAAAATCAAAGGCCAAAAACTAGATCCCGAGAAGGAATTTCTGAAACCGAATCAcgccaaaaaaagaaagattgacACACTTTAACAAGCAAGGGGGCCTATACTGTTAGAATCGGGGAATCGATTTACTAGCGAAAAAGAAGAAACGAAGAACTCAGATCACGGTGTTTTGATCTGACTGAGATGCTAGAATGCGCCGTAGCATTCTAGACAAGGGTTCTCGAATGCAGTCTTGACATGCCTTAAAAATTTCAGGCCATAAGAACAGCAATTCTGGAAAACAAATttagaaagagagaataaacaAATCAGTATAGGCTATAATAGACAAGATGTAATGGGGTAGATCATGTTCTGTGTTTAAGGTATATTAGAGAGGTTGGTTATAGACTTTGCAGGAGGGCTCTTTTGCAGGGTGGGGGTTGAGAAGGATTGATGCTTGTGTTGGCAGTTGGAGATTCAATTCCTAGTGTTTTCAATAGGAAGTTTCTCTcctgaaaaaaaagaggaaagaatcCAAATATAAATCAGTCTCAGAACTCAAGGGTAAATGTAAATACAGTAATGCTGAGGAAATAACTCTAACAGGTAATCATAGAGCTATATGTCTTCAGCTCTAGTTAACATCTGAATGAGTTTAAACATAACGCATAATTGCAtatttttgagagaaaaatataACGGACATGGGCAGGTCTGCTTCAAGATCTGAAGCATTTTCCTTTGCCCGAGTCCTTCTGAGATCATTGACTGGCACCCAATTCAAGGAACATAACAATCCAGACTCCTATTGACCTCATCATgctcaaaaaaatataaaaagaaaaatggggTAGGCCATCATAATGATATAGAAGTAGCAGGTTGTTACCTTAGGAGTAAGACTTACAGAAATTTTCTGCACTTTTATAGTATAAATACCAACCAGATTAATCTGGCAAACGAATTGGATCTTTACTTCTTAAAAGTCATTTCATATGTACTCAACCAATACAGGTATCCAATTCTCAAAACCTAAAATTAGACAGAAATTGTGTATCTAGGTTTCAgacaaataagaaaaattaaagagtGAGGCTCTAATTTATTTTGAGTTGTGGTTTGCCAGATACCCTAGACGTTTGATAGAAACACAGATCGACAAGATGCACTAGATCTTATTTAGTCCAAGTTGCAAAAAAAAAGTGCACTTGTAACTTGTCTATAGAATTTGTCCCTATTGAGAACATCATTTCCTTGAAACATTTAGTTTTGCTGTGAAGTTAATTAAAAGAACTTTCTGCACTTGCCCTAATTTACTTTAAGTTGCACAGCAGCGTGCACttccttttaaattttcttcaaaatttatcacTAGTGAGGACATCATTTCctcaaaatattttgtttgtgtgaaattaaattaagaatTTTCTATTAGTTTACAAAAGCCAGAATTGCACAACTTTCTTTAACCCTGAAGTGACTAATCTTGGGAAAGCATAATATTTTTGTGGGTTTAGAGGGGAAAGAATAACTACATGATGttccaaattaaagaaaaaaatctaCACACTGCTTGTTCTCACAGGCGAACATGTGcctcagtggtagagttgtagagaTGTAACCTATAGGTcccaggttcaattcctggaaacagtctctccacatattatgtaaaGATAAGGTCAGCATACATCTTTCTATCCCcaaccccgcccactgcgggagccttgtgcacggatgGTGTTTACCTTTTCCACTACTTGTTCCCAAAAGATTAAAACCCCATGCTGCTTCTACAGTTTGCTATGGAGCCTCCTCCAACTATTGTCACTGTTAATGGCTTACAACTTTGCCATTTAGTGCAAGTGGACAACTAGTAGACTTGATACTAACATAAATTTTAAGAATCAACATGCACAATACCTAATAAAGGTTTAATTTTTTGCTTCAACCTAAGTGATAATGAGTGAACGCAATGCTGCTAATTACCTGATTATACCAAGTTTGCTATTCCTTCATTTCACTACTACTATTTGCTATTATCAGTATTAGAAAGGTTCCAAGTTCAAGCATTTCTACAGCTATTTCTCCTGTTTGCTCGATTTCTCAGTTAACCAAGTGCTATGCCTACCTACTTGTCTCATCTCATGGCTAGAAAATGTTTAGCTCAGAGGCATTTCAACCATAGCTTGTAGAATCAAAGGCTTGATGGACTCTCCCCAAGTACTACTACTACTAACAATGGCTTGCTACTAACTTGAAAATGTTTAAAGTTCAGGCTCTACTTCACTGAAAACGAATTTGCAATCATAAATAGCAATGTTCAAGATGACTTACACTTTCCGAAAATTGTGGGCTGGGAATTCCTGCTGCTAAAGATCTGAACAGTGGGTTAACTTGAAGGGGGGAGCTGAACTCTGGACATGATAACGCTGAGATAACTTCGTTATTCATTGTTTGCTCTTCACAAGCTGCAAATATCTCCACTACAAAAGAacagaaatttcattgaaaaatataatttcataaaattCTATCTCCAATTAAGTAGAGTTGGGGTGGTTTCTCAAAATATAGCgagcatgtggcccagtggtaaagttgtaggggtgcaacctagaggtcggAGGTTCAATTTATGGAAACAGCATTACCTCTATCTCCAATTAAGTAGATTAAACTGACTAAAAGAAATTGTTTCTAGACTTCATATGCAACATAAAGTGTCATCACCTGGATCTGCGTTTCCTTTAGAAAGCACTTGTTTCCCACATTCATTCAGAACATTTTGCTCTTCCGTAGCAAATGCTTGTACGTGAATTCCACTATCCTGATGAAATTCAGCTTGAACGTGTTCTGGCTTATCACAGTCTAAATGGGGCATTAAAGTTGACCCAGTACTGTATTCAGAGCTGGCTGGAGATTCCTCGTATAATTCAGGTTGCCTACAACACATCAACCATCATTTAGACATTATATGGTGAGTTTAATAGGCGTCAATATAAATACTATTCCACCTGATTTTGTTTACCTCCAAGGCGGTTGACTTCCCTCGTTACTACTTCTGAAGTCCTCTAACAATTCTTTAAATTCTTCAACTTGAAAATCAAAGTCAAGGGCTCTACATGGTACGATATCATTCTCTTTACTTCGGTTCAGAAAATCCTGGAGAACCTGAAGTCATATGATACAAAATATCAAGGACATGAACATGTGATTTTGTTTTCCCTCAACAAACTCAGTCTACACTCTTCTTGAGTGGGTAGTACAAATGGTATGCTTTATTTATGAACATTACTACTCTCTTTGCAGGCAATAGGAATGCTTTACTCGTGGCGAAGGATAAGAGGAAAACAGATTAAGTTCAGTAGCTATGCTTAAGCATATGCTTAAGTTGGGAGAAGTCCATTGGCCTCTCATGGTTGGACACTGAACCAGTGCCAAGCACCGTATGTGAACCATGGGTGCTTATCTAGCAGTTGGCCATTCCTTGACACGCAGCTGCAACACAAAAGCTTATATAATATTACTTTGCTCACCTTCCAAGCATTTTCCAAGCTCTGGTCTGTGTTTTCTGCATTGACTTTGAGTGCTAGTGAGCTGAGCAGTTCTGCTTGTTGCATCAAGGCAGTTATCTTAGGGTCATCCGTTTTGAGATATGTTCCGTGGATCTTATTATTTTGGCCCACTAAAGGGAGCAAAAAATGATAAGGTCAACAAGAAGTTTGATGAAACTATATTCTTcgaaataaatatatttgtttatgGTGGTTTTACCATCAAGAGAGACCTCCTTCACATTGGTTACAGGATGCTGAGCTGCCATATCATTGACATTGTGGAAATTTTCTACCAATACTGCAAATGGAGGTCTCGgctggtgactcacagttgttCCACTACGCTTGTGTAATCTGTCTGTCAAGTTGGTGTTTTCCGAGTGATCAGAGATATGGGACCTCCTGGATTCCCAAAAGATGAGTTTTACAGGATAAAGCACCGCTCGTAATGACAATCTTGTTTGCAATGTATTCTATCTGTAAGAAAACAAAACTATAACCTATGTTACCTCATCTTCTTAAAGGGTTCTGAGGTATCC
This genomic stretch from Tripterygium wilfordii isolate XIE 37 chromosome 22, ASM1340144v1, whole genome shotgun sequence harbors:
- the LOC119991255 gene encoding transcription factor MYB124 translates to MQETKNKKNISNDESNKKKERHIVTWTQQEDDILREQISLHGTENWTIIASKFKDKTTRQCRRRWYTYLNSDFKKGGWSPEEDMLLCEAQKIFGNRWTEIAKVVSGRTDNAVKNRFSTLCKKRAKYEALAKENKTSFINQNNKRIIIHNGFNADGTPDTSEPFKKMRRSHISDHSENTNLTDRLHKRSGTTVSHQPRPPFAVLVENFHNVNDMAAQHPVTNVKEVSLDVGQNNKIHGTYLKTDDPKITALMQQAELLSSLALKVNAENTDQSLENAWKVLQDFLNRSKENDIVPCRALDFDFQVEEFKELLEDFRSSNEGSQPPWRQPELYEESPASSEYSTGSTLMPHLDCDKPEHVQAEFHQDSGIHVQAFATEEQNVLNECGKQVLSKGNADPVEIFAACEEQTMNNEVISALSCPEFSSPLQVNPLFRSLAAGIPSPQFSESERNFLLKTLGIESPTANTSINPSQPPPCKRALLQSL